One region of Oxalobacteraceae bacterium OTU3CAMAD1 genomic DNA includes:
- a CDS encoding type 4a pilus biogenesis protein PilO, whose product MATSNLDLNQLGARLAGQFRNLNDRHPGQWPLAPRLLCAVGVAAAVMVAGYFGYWSSQFEEQEAGAQAELKLRDEYRFKTGQAVNLEALRAQKVQVDQYVERLQKQLPSKAEMAALLTDINQAGSGRGLQFELFKPAQVVVKDYYAELPIDIKVTGNYHDIGAFAGDMANLSRIVTLNNMALSTGKDGVLTLEAVAKTFRYLDPEEVQAQRKAAADKKKAAKKS is encoded by the coding sequence ATGGCGACAAGCAACCTCGATCTGAACCAGCTGGGCGCGCGGCTGGCCGGACAGTTCCGCAACCTCAACGACCGCCATCCCGGCCAGTGGCCGCTGGCGCCGCGGCTGCTGTGCGCCGTCGGGGTGGCGGCGGCGGTGATGGTGGCCGGCTACTTCGGCTACTGGAGCTCGCAGTTCGAGGAGCAGGAGGCCGGCGCCCAGGCCGAGCTCAAATTGCGCGACGAATACCGCTTCAAGACCGGCCAGGCGGTCAACCTGGAGGCGCTGCGGGCGCAGAAGGTGCAGGTCGACCAGTATGTCGAACGGCTGCAAAAGCAGCTGCCCAGCAAGGCCGAGATGGCCGCCTTGCTGACCGACATCAACCAGGCCGGCTCCGGCCGCGGCCTGCAGTTCGAGCTGTTCAAGCCGGCCCAGGTGGTGGTCAAGGATTACTACGCGGAGTTGCCGATTGATATCAAGGTCACCGGCAACTACCACGACATCGGCGCCTTCGCCGGCGACATGGCCAACCTGTCGCGCATCGTCACGCTCAACAACATGGCGCTGAGCACCGGCAAGGACGGCGTGCTGACCTTGGAGGCGGTGGCCAAGACCTTCCGCTACCTCGATCCGGAAGAGGTGCAGGCGCAGCGCAAAGCGGCGGCGGACAAGAAAAAGGCGGCGAAAAAATCATGA